A stretch of Gopherus evgoodei ecotype Sinaloan lineage chromosome 12, rGopEvg1_v1.p, whole genome shotgun sequence DNA encodes these proteins:
- the HAS3 gene encoding hyaluronan synthase 3, with the protein MPVSFTTALRVFGTSLFALVVLGGILAAYITGYQFIHTEKHYLSFGLYGAILGLHLFIQSLFAFLEHRHMRLEGRPLKLQRSVALCIAAYQEDPDYLKKCLHSVKRISFPDLQVVMVVDGNGQDDTYMLEIFNEILGSEKTGCYVWKSNFHERGEGETDSSLQESMGHIQQLVRNSTYSCILQKWGGKREVMYTAFQALGDSVDYIQVCDSDTVLDPACTVEMLRILEEDPRVGAVGGDVQILNKYDSWISFLSSVRYWMAFNVERACQSYFGCVQCISGPLGMYRNTLLQQFLEDWYNQKFLGSKCSFGDDRHLTNRVLSLGYRTKYTARSKCLTETPTKYLRWLNQQTRWSKSYFREWLYNALWFHKHHLWMTYESVVTGFFPFFLIATVIQLFYRGRIWNILLFLLTVQLVGIIKATYACFLRGNAEMIFMSLYSLLYMSSLLPAKMFAIATINKSGWGTSGRKTIVVNFIGLIPVSVWVAVLLGGLAYTAYCQDLFSETDLAFLISGAILYGCYWMGLLMLYMAIIARRCGKRQEQSSLAFAEV; encoded by the exons ATGCCAGTGAGCTTCACCACGGCCCTTCGTGTTTTTGGTACCAGCCTCTTCGCCTTGGTGGTGCTGGGAGGCATCCTTGCAGCCTACATCACTGGCTACCAGTTCATCCACACCGAGAAGCACTACCTCTCCTTCGGCCTGTATGGTGCCATCCTGGGCCTGCACCTCTTCATCCAGAGCCTCTTTGCCTTCCTGGAGCACCGTCACATGCGGCTTGAGGGGCGGCCCCTGAAGTTGCAGCGCTCCGTGGCGCTCTGCATCGCTGCCTACCAGGAGGATCCCGACTACCTGAAGAAATGCCTGCACTCCGTGAAGCGCATCTCCTTCCCCGACCTccaggtggtgatggtggtggatGGCAATGGCCAGGATGACACCTACATGCTGGAGATCTTCAATGAGATCCTGGGCTCCGAGAAAACAGGCTGCTACGTCTGGAAGAGCAACTTCCATGAGAGGGGCGAGGGGGAGACGGACAGCAGCCTCCAGGAGAGCATGGGGCACATCCAGCAGCTGGTGCGGAACAGCACCTACTCCTGCATCTTGCAGAAGTGGGGGGGGAAGCGTGAGGTGATGTACACAGCCTTCCAAGCACTCGGGGACTCGGTGGACTACATCCAG GTGTGTGACTCAGACACGGTCCTGGATCCAGCCTGCACGGTGGAGATGCTGCGCATTTTAGAGGAGGATCCACGAGTGGGCGCAGTGGGTGGAGACGTTCAG ATCCTCAACAAGTACGACTCGTGGATCTCCTTCCTGAGCAGCGTGCGGTACTGGATGGCCTTCAACGTGGAGCGGGCCTGCCAGTCCTACTTTGGCTGCGTCCAGTGCATCAGTGGCCCCCTGGGCATGTACCGTAACACCCTCCTGCAGCAGTTCCTGGAGGACTGGTACAATCAGAAGTTTCTTGGCAGCAAGTGCAGCTTTGGGGATGACAGACACCTCACCAACCGTGTCCTGAGCCTGGGGTATAGAACTAAGTACACAGCCCGTTCTAAGTGCCTGACTGAGACTCCCACCAAATACCTCCGCTGGCTCAATCAGCAGACTCGCTGGAGCAAGTCCTACTTCAGGGAGTGGCTCTACAACGCCTTGTGGTTCCACAAGCACCACCTCTGGATGACCTACGAGTCCGTGGTGACTGGCTTCTTCCCCTTCTTCCTCATTGCCACGGTCATCCAGCTCTTCTACCGTGGCCGCATCTGGAatatccttctcttcctcctgactGTGCAGCTGGTGGGGATCATCAAGGCCACCTACGCCTGCTTCCTCCGGGGCAATGCGGAGATGATCTTTATGTCCCTCTACTCCCTGCTCTATAtgtccagcctcctgccagccaaaATGTTCGCCATCGCCACCATCAACAAGTCAGGTTGGGGCACCTCTGGCCGCAAAACCATTGTGGTCAACTTCATTGGCCTCATCCCGGTTTCTGTGTGGGTCGCTGTCCTGCTGGGAGGCCTGGCCTACACGGCGTACTGCCAGGACCTCTTCAGTGAGACGGACCTGGCCTTCCTCATCTCTGGCGCTATCTTGTACGGCTGCTACTGGATGGGCCTCCTCATGCTCTACATGGCCATCATTGCCCGgcgctgtgggaagcggcaggagcagagcagcctggctTTTGCCGAGGTGTGA